The following are from one region of the Cetobacterium somerae genome:
- a CDS encoding PTS sugar transporter subunit IIA: MKLSSYLSEDKIISNLKGETFEELITNLLKELAKTNKQVKVEQEIMKKAILKRESEASTYIGNGVAIPHARLEYFDDIVVSIAFPEKNVTMKNIMGEDEPVDFIVLIVADVLKNKNILKIMSGISRLCLKNKDVFKEILKYKSPEKTIEILNKMKIEIDHNITAEDLFTTSILPAKENNTLEDIAKRIIMDRVSGIPVVDNHNNFLGEITERELISFGMPKHTTILNDLSFLTVGEPFENYLVNEKITTIKDLYRTEGIITIDKDASLMEISYIFMNKGVTRIYVLENNKYIGLIFRSDIIKKILHI, encoded by the coding sequence ATGAAGTTGTCCAGTTATCTTTCAGAAGATAAGATTATATCTAACCTAAAAGGAGAAACCTTTGAGGAACTTATTACAAATCTGCTTAAGGAACTTGCTAAGACCAATAAACAAGTTAAAGTAGAACAAGAAATTATGAAAAAGGCTATTTTAAAAAGAGAAAGTGAAGCTTCCACGTATATTGGAAATGGTGTTGCAATACCTCATGCCAGACTTGAATATTTTGATGATATTGTTGTTTCGATTGCTTTTCCTGAAAAAAATGTAACTATGAAAAATATAATGGGAGAAGACGAACCTGTTGATTTTATTGTTCTAATTGTTGCTGATGTTTTAAAAAACAAAAATATTCTTAAAATTATGTCTGGAATATCTAGACTTTGTCTTAAAAATAAGGATGTTTTCAAAGAGATTTTAAAATACAAATCTCCTGAAAAAACAATTGAAATTTTAAATAAAATGAAAATTGAAATAGATCATAATATTACCGCTGAAGACTTATTTACCACATCTATACTCCCTGCTAAAGAAAATAATACTCTTGAAGATATTGCGAAACGAATCATTATGGATAGAGTTTCTGGAATCCCAGTGGTTGATAACCATAATAACTTTTTAGGAGAAATAACAGAGCGAGAACTCATTTCTTTTGGTATGCCAAAACATACTACTATTTTAAATGATTTGAGTTTTCTTACTGTAGGAGAACCTTTCGAAAATTATTTAGTAAATGAAAAAATAACAACTATAAAAGATTTATATAGAACAGAAGGAATAATTACAATTGATAAAGATGCCTCTCTTATGGAAATATCATACATATTTATGAATAAAGGTGTTACAAGAATTTATGTTCTTGAAAATAACAAATATATTGGTCTCATATTTAGATCTGATATAATTAAGAAAATTTTACATATATAA
- a CDS encoding cell division protein SepF, translating into MKITKFKNAFKDFTDSVGLTFDPDEENYEEYQEENELSAPTPKFGLNNSSKEDVVPAFTNSIPKAEIKTPINNTVQEDCQTIFVNPKSFAECRKIADYIKNDKVVTLNLENVNGKDAQRILDFLSGAINIKEAKWIPISRNVFTSVPKNINFLYDGKNDLKQNTFLDIDHE; encoded by the coding sequence ATGAAAATTACTAAATTTAAAAATGCTTTTAAAGATTTTACTGATAGTGTTGGACTTACTTTTGATCCTGATGAAGAAAATTATGAGGAATATCAAGAGGAAAATGAATTGTCTGCTCCAACTCCTAAGTTTGGCTTAAATAACAGTAGTAAAGAAGATGTTGTTCCAGCTTTTACAAACTCTATTCCTAAAGCAGAAATTAAAACACCTATTAACAATACTGTTCAAGAAGATTGTCAAACAATTTTTGTCAATCCGAAAAGTTTTGCAGAATGTAGAAAAATTGCAGATTATATAAAAAATGATAAAGTGGTTACACTAAATCTAGAAAATGTAAATGGAAAAGATGCACAAAGAATTCTTGATTTTTTAAGTGGTGCAATCAATATAAAAGAAGCTAAATGGATTCCTATTAGTAGAAATGTATTTACTTCTGTTCCTAAAAATATCAACTTCCTATATGATGGAAAAAATGATTTAAAACAAAATACTTTTTTAGATATTGACCACGAATAA
- the hemW gene encoding radical SAM family heme chaperone HemW translates to MLSGMYIHIPFCLNKCNYCDFLSFKSTDEEREKYVNALINEINMYPKFPLETVYFGGGTPSLLTPEQVSRILNNLNIKNNAEITLEVNPKTVTLEKFKLFKKAGINRVSIGIQSFNDELLKTLGRLHSSSEGDEAFYFARKAGFDNISLDLMFSLPNQTLNDLKSDLNHLFSLRPEHFSIYSLIWEEGTDFFTKLEAGIYKETDNDLEASMYELIIEEAQKNGYIHYEISNFCLPEKRAIHNTKYWKNEEYLGIGIGASGYYQDIRYKNVLKIPEYYAKISDNVKPVLEEEFVDSNEKEIYEYILGLRIIPDGIIPKGKYIDLCNNLVDEGFLIKNNFRYILSKKGVLMANDVFSKFI, encoded by the coding sequence ATGTTAAGCGGAATGTATATACATATTCCTTTTTGCCTTAATAAATGTAATTATTGTGATTTTTTATCTTTTAAATCTACTGATGAAGAAAGAGAGAAATACGTAAATGCACTTATTAATGAAATTAATATGTATCCCAAATTTCCACTTGAAACTGTTTATTTTGGGGGAGGTACTCCCTCTTTATTGACTCCTGAGCAAGTTAGTAGAATTTTAAATAACTTAAATATTAAAAATAATGCTGAAATTACTCTCGAGGTTAATCCCAAAACAGTTACACTTGAGAAATTTAAACTTTTTAAAAAAGCTGGTATAAACAGAGTTAGTATTGGAATACAAAGCTTTAATGATGAACTACTTAAAACTCTAGGTAGACTCCACTCTTCTTCAGAAGGAGATGAAGCTTTTTATTTTGCTAGAAAAGCTGGATTTGATAATATCAGTTTAGACTTAATGTTTTCCCTACCAAACCAGACTCTAAATGATTTAAAATCTGATTTAAATCATCTATTTTCATTAAGACCTGAGCACTTCTCTATATATTCTTTAATTTGGGAAGAGGGTACTGATTTCTTTACTAAACTTGAAGCTGGAATTTATAAAGAAACTGACAATGACTTAGAAGCATCTATGTATGAACTAATTATTGAGGAAGCTCAAAAAAATGGATATATTCATTATGAAATCTCAAACTTCTGTCTTCCAGAAAAAAGAGCTATACACAATACAAAATACTGGAAAAATGAAGAGTATCTTGGAATCGGAATTGGAGCATCTGGGTATTATCAAGATATCAGATATAAAAATGTCTTAAAAATTCCTGAATATTATGCTAAAATATCTGATAACGTTAAACCTGTTTTAGAAGAGGAGTTTGTAGATTCTAATGAAAAAGAGATTTATGAATATATTCTTGGTTTACGAATTATTCCTGATGGAATTATTCCTAAAGGAAAATATATAGATCTTTGTAATAATTTAGTTGACGAGGGATTTCTAATAAAAAATAATTTTAGATATATTTTATCTAAAAAAGGTGTTCTCATGGCTAATGATGTTTTTAGTAAATTTATTTAA
- a CDS encoding 7-cyano-7-deazaguanine synthase produces MKALALFSGGLDSALAIKIIKDQGIEVIALNFVSHFFGGKNEKAENMAKQLGVQLEYVNFSSVHTEILKDPVHGRGKNMNPCIDCHALMFKTAGDLMEKYGASFIISGEVLGQRPMSQNYQALEKVKALSPGLENLIVRPLSAKLLPESEPEKLGWIDRSKLLDIQGRSRKTQMELMDKFGIVDYPTPGGGCLLTDPAYSKRLRILEEDGLLEDENSNLFHLLKIGRFFRFEKGKYLIVGREQEDNLKINEFKDYGSLFIRGKEVPGPHMVGFGDLTQDEIDFALDLFSRYSKVKGTTEITLLLNGKDITIPAVDLENLNEKIKKYQITM; encoded by the coding sequence ATGAAAGCATTAGCGCTTTTTTCTGGAGGACTTGATAGTGCTCTAGCAATTAAAATTATAAAAGATCAAGGAATTGAGGTTATCGCTCTTAACTTTGTATCACATTTCTTTGGTGGAAAAAATGAAAAAGCTGAAAATATGGCTAAACAACTTGGCGTTCAATTAGAATACGTTAATTTTAGCAGTGTTCACACTGAAATTTTAAAAGATCCTGTTCATGGACGTGGAAAAAATATGAATCCTTGTATTGATTGTCATGCTTTAATGTTTAAAACAGCTGGTGATCTTATGGAAAAGTATGGAGCTTCATTTATTATTTCTGGTGAAGTTCTAGGACAAAGGCCTATGTCACAAAATTATCAGGCTCTAGAAAAAGTTAAAGCTCTTTCTCCTGGTCTTGAAAATCTTATTGTAAGACCTTTATCAGCAAAGCTTTTACCAGAAAGTGAACCTGAAAAATTAGGATGGATTGACAGAAGTAAACTTTTAGATATCCAAGGAAGAAGTAGAAAAACTCAAATGGAACTAATGGATAAATTCGGTATTGTAGACTATCCAACTCCTGGTGGAGGATGTCTTCTTACTGACCCAGCTTATTCAAAGAGACTTAGAATCTTAGAAGAAGATGGATTATTAGAAGATGAAAACTCTAATCTATTCCACCTTTTAAAAATTGGAAGATTTTTTAGATTCGAAAAAGGAAAATATTTAATAGTTGGAAGAGAGCAAGAAGATAATTTAAAAATAAATGAATTTAAAGACTATGGTTCTTTATTTATTAGAGGTAAAGAAGTTCCTGGACCTCATATGGTTGGATTTGGAGATCTTACACAAGATGAAATAGATTTTGCTTTAGATTTATTTTCTAGATACTCAAAAGTAAAAGGAACTACTGAAATAACTCTTTTACTAAATGGAAAAGATATAACTATTCCTGCTGTTGATCTCGAAAATTTAAACGAAAAAATTAAAAAGTATCAAATTACTATGTAG
- a CDS encoding MerR family transcriptional regulator translates to MYSIKAVSEMVGLSSHTIRYYDKCGLMPYIARNKNGIRSFSQDDIFWIEIIKCLKNTGMTIEDIKSIVDLSLKGDHTKEERLAILLEHRKKILEQIDELNNNLKKLDLKIAWYENNSISCK, encoded by the coding sequence ATGTATTCAATTAAAGCAGTTTCTGAAATGGTAGGTCTTTCTTCCCATACGATTAGATACTATGATAAATGTGGCTTGATGCCATATATAGCTCGAAATAAAAATGGAATTCGTTCCTTTTCTCAAGATGATATATTTTGGATTGAAATAATTAAATGTCTTAAAAATACTGGAATGACTATTGAAGACATTAAATCTATTGTCGATTTGAGTTTAAAAGGAGATCATACAAAAGAAGAAAGACTAGCTATTCTTTTAGAACACAGAAAAAAAATACTAGAACAAATTGACGAATTAAATAATAATTTAAAGAAACTTGATTTAAAAATTGCTTGGTATGAGAATAATTCTATTTCTTGTAAATAA
- the pyrE gene encoding orotate phosphoribosyltransferase, translating to MSREKNIAKSLLGTEAVRLSVKDPFTFVSGIKSPIYCDNRKMIGFPKERQVVVDAFIEVLKEKDFDIVAGTATAGIPWAAFIAQEMNVPMAYIRGEKKAHGAGRQIEGAEFEGKKVIIIEDLISTGGSSIKAVAAAREAGAIDVEVLAIFSYEFEKAYKNFEQDHIPWVTLSNFASLINVATEENYIDSEEAEIALKWNKTPDTWGK from the coding sequence ATGTCTAGAGAAAAAAATATAGCAAAATCATTATTAGGAACAGAGGCAGTTAGATTGAGTGTAAAGGATCCATTTACTTTTGTATCAGGAATAAAAAGTCCAATCTATTGTGACAATAGAAAAATGATAGGATTCCCTAAAGAGAGACAAGTTGTAGTAGATGCTTTTATAGAAGTTTTAAAAGAAAAAGACTTTGATATTGTAGCAGGAACAGCAACAGCAGGAATTCCATGGGCAGCATTTATAGCTCAAGAGATGAATGTACCAATGGCTTATATTAGAGGAGAAAAGAAGGCTCATGGTGCAGGAAGACAAATTGAAGGAGCTGAATTTGAAGGGAAAAAAGTAATAATAATAGAAGACTTAATATCAACAGGAGGAAGCTCGATAAAGGCTGTAGCAGCTGCAAGAGAAGCAGGAGCTATTGATGTTGAAGTATTAGCAATATTCTCATATGAGTTTGAAAAAGCATATAAGAATTTTGAACAAGACCATATTCCTTGGGTTACACTTTCAAACTTCGCTTCATTAATTAATGTTGCAACAGAGGAGAACTATATAGATTCAGAAGAAGCTGAAATAGCTTTAAAGTGGAATAAAACTCCTGATACTTGGGGAAAATAA
- a CDS encoding dihydroorotase, with protein sequence MLLKNCRVLYHGEEDIKDILVEKGKIVKIYRCSEVEELDIDEIVDMDGNWVLPGVIDVHTHMRDPGLSYKEDFETGSKACAKGGVTTFIDMPNTVPNTTTKEILDAKESNSKNRSYVDYGFHFGGSKLDNSEEIKKVRDRVASTKIFLNMSTGDMLVEEEKVLENLFKESKIISVHAEEEMVDKAIDLARKFRKPLYLCHLSKKSEVEKLRAAKKEGLKIYGEVAPHHLFLDSSMANSLLIMKPELKSKEDNDALWLGIEDGTIDTIGTDHAPHTLEEKNSKTTYGIPGVENSLEMMLKELNKKIDMKTLQKVMSENPAKIFGIAGKGKIEVGYDADLVVVDLNNKEIIKNEDVISKCGWTPYSGIVGGGKVLLTMVRGHIVYDGKNFIEKIGEGVNYKNV encoded by the coding sequence ATGTTGCTAAAAAACTGTAGAGTTTTATATCATGGAGAAGAAGATATAAAGGATATTTTAGTAGAAAAAGGAAAGATTGTTAAAATATATAGATGCTCAGAAGTAGAAGAGTTAGACATAGATGAAATTGTAGATATGGATGGAAACTGGGTTTTACCTGGAGTAATAGATGTGCATACTCATATGAGAGATCCAGGATTATCTTATAAAGAGGATTTTGAAACAGGAAGTAAAGCATGTGCTAAGGGTGGAGTAACAACATTTATAGATATGCCAAACACAGTTCCAAATACAACAACAAAAGAGATTTTAGATGCTAAAGAGAGCAATTCTAAAAATAGAAGTTATGTAGATTATGGATTTCACTTTGGGGGAAGTAAATTAGATAATAGTGAAGAGATAAAAAAGGTAAGAGATAGAGTAGCTTCAACTAAAATATTTCTGAATATGTCAACAGGTGATATGTTAGTTGAAGAGGAGAAAGTTTTAGAAAATTTATTTAAAGAATCTAAAATAATATCAGTTCATGCAGAGGAAGAGATGGTAGATAAAGCTATAGATTTAGCTAGAAAATTTAGAAAACCACTATATTTATGTCATCTTTCTAAAAAGAGTGAGGTAGAAAAGTTAAGAGCTGCAAAAAAAGAGGGATTAAAAATATATGGAGAAGTAGCACCACACCACTTATTTTTAGATTCAAGTATGGCAAACTCATTACTTATAATGAAACCAGAGCTAAAAAGCAAAGAGGATAATGATGCTCTTTGGTTAGGAATAGAGGATGGGACTATTGATACAATAGGAACTGATCATGCACCACATACTTTAGAGGAAAAAAATTCTAAAACAACATATGGAATACCAGGGGTGGAGAATTCTTTAGAGATGATGTTAAAAGAATTAAATAAAAAAATAGACATGAAAACTTTACAGAAAGTTATGTCAGAAAATCCAGCTAAAATATTTGGGATTGCTGGAAAAGGAAAGATAGAAGTTGGGTATGATGCAGATTTAGTTGTAGTAGATTTAAATAATAAAGAGATTATAAAAAATGAAGATGTAATCTCAAAATGTGGATGGACACCTTATAGTGGGATAGTAGGAGGGGGAAAAGTACTATTAACTATGGTAAGAGGTCATATTGTTTATGATGGTAAAAATTTTATAGAAAAAATTGGAGAAGGAGTGAATTATAAAAATGTCTAG
- a CDS encoding NAD(P)-dependent oxidoreductase, with protein sequence MKIDLLQEANRCLNCKKPLCKIHCPISTDIPNIITLFKENKIDEAGEVLFTNNPLSIFCSIVCPHEEQCKGHCIKGIKETPVEFPLIEKEISTEYLSKLPLNKKENKKIDIAIIGGGPAGITSAILLAKEGFDVTIFEAFSKLGGVLRFGIPEFRLSRELMDTFEKYLLNLGVKIKYNTLVGPTHTIQNLKNDDFKYIIITTGVWNPKPMDIKGETKGNVHYAINYLVSPESYNLGPNVLVIGGGNVAMDAARVAKRLGSSVTVMYRRGEEDMPATKVEIAEAKEDGVNFKFYYAPKEILDDTMIFLRTESHTDENGRKKLVTLEDTDIAIPYSSIIVAVSQGPKKNIVSSEDRISLEKWGTVIVNDNFETTLENVFSCGDVVTGPKTVVAAVNDAKKVVANILKKEELI encoded by the coding sequence TTGAAAATAGATTTACTACAAGAAGCTAACCGTTGCTTAAATTGCAAAAAACCACTTTGTAAAATACATTGTCCTATATCCACAGACATACCTAATATTATAACTTTATTTAAAGAAAATAAAATAGATGAAGCTGGAGAAGTTTTATTTACAAATAATCCTTTATCTATATTTTGTTCTATTGTATGTCCTCATGAAGAGCAATGTAAAGGTCATTGCATAAAAGGAATTAAAGAAACTCCTGTTGAGTTTCCACTTATTGAAAAAGAAATTTCAACTGAATATCTTTCTAAGTTACCTTTAAATAAAAAAGAAAATAAAAAAATAGATATAGCTATTATTGGTGGTGGCCCTGCTGGTATTACTTCTGCTATTCTCTTAGCTAAAGAGGGATTTGATGTTACTATATTTGAAGCTTTTTCTAAATTAGGTGGTGTTTTAAGATTTGGTATTCCTGAATTTAGATTATCTAGAGAATTAATGGATACTTTTGAAAAATACCTTTTAAATTTAGGTGTTAAAATAAAATATAATACTTTAGTTGGTCCTACTCACACTATTCAAAATTTAAAAAATGATGACTTTAAGTACATTATCATTACGACTGGTGTTTGGAATCCTAAGCCTATGGATATAAAAGGAGAAACTAAGGGAAATGTTCACTATGCTATTAACTACCTTGTTTCCCCTGAGTCATATAACCTTGGACCTAATGTTTTGGTTATTGGTGGAGGTAATGTTGCTATGGATGCTGCTAGAGTTGCCAAAAGATTGGGTAGTTCTGTAACAGTAATGTATAGACGTGGTGAAGAAGATATGCCCGCTACTAAAGTTGAAATAGCTGAAGCAAAAGAAGATGGAGTAAATTTCAAATTTTACTATGCTCCAAAAGAGATTCTAGACGATACTATGATTTTTCTAAGAACTGAATCGCATACTGATGAAAATGGAAGAAAAAAACTTGTTACTTTAGAAGATACTGACATTGCAATACCTTACAGTTCGATTATCGTTGCTGTTAGTCAAGGACCTAAAAAAAATATTGTCTCTTCTGAAGATAGAATTAGTCTTGAAAAATGGGGAACGGTAATTGTTAATGACAATTTTGAAACAACTTTAGAAAATGTATTTTCTTGTGGTGATGTAGTCACTGGTCCTAAGACTGTTGTTGCTGCTGTTAATGATGCTAAGAAAGTAGTTGCCAATATTTTAAAAAAAGAGGAGTTGATTTAA
- a CDS encoding iron-containing alcohol dehydrogenase: MLNFNFYNPTHIVFGKDTLDQLNTLVPLNAKVLVTYGGGSVKKFGTLENVIKNLPGRKIFEFGGIEPNPQYETLMKAVDIAKKENIDFLLAVGGGSVMDGTKFIALASKYDGDCLNLLTPDFDLAPVDSAIPLGTVVTLPATGSEMNNGAVISHKGLKVPVFSMHTFPKFSILDPTLTFTLPKNQVANGIIDTFIHTVEQYVTYPVDARFQDRTAEGILKTLIEIGKTTIEEPTNYDARANLVWCATMALNGLIGAGVPQDWTTHMIGHEITAMFGVDHGKTLAILQPAIWEVRKEKKREKLIQYAERVWNIEEVNNDLKIKQAIEKTRLFFEELGVKTHLSDYGITKDKIDDLILALEKNHRTSLSETGDLSLEISREILEKAL, from the coding sequence ATGTTAAATTTTAATTTTTATAATCCAACTCATATAGTTTTTGGAAAAGATACTCTTGATCAATTAAATACTTTAGTTCCTTTAAATGCTAAAGTACTAGTAACTTATGGTGGGGGATCTGTTAAAAAATTTGGAACATTAGAAAATGTTATTAAAAATCTTCCTGGAAGAAAAATTTTTGAATTTGGTGGAATTGAACCAAATCCACAATATGAAACTTTAATGAAAGCTGTTGATATTGCTAAAAAAGAAAATATAGATTTTCTTCTTGCTGTTGGTGGTGGATCTGTTATGGATGGAACTAAATTTATAGCTCTTGCTTCTAAATATGATGGAGATTGCCTAAATCTACTAACTCCAGATTTTGATTTAGCTCCAGTTGATTCAGCAATTCCTTTGGGAACTGTTGTTACTTTACCAGCTACTGGATCTGAAATGAATAATGGTGCTGTTATCAGTCATAAAGGATTAAAAGTTCCTGTTTTTAGTATGCATACATTTCCAAAGTTTTCTATACTTGATCCTACTTTAACATTTACTTTACCTAAAAATCAAGTTGCTAATGGTATTATTGATACTTTCATTCATACTGTTGAGCAGTATGTTACTTATCCTGTAGACGCTAGATTTCAAGATAGAACTGCTGAAGGAATTTTAAAAACACTTATTGAAATTGGTAAAACAACAATCGAAGAACCAACTAACTATGATGCTCGTGCTAACCTGGTTTGGTGTGCTACTATGGCATTAAACGGATTAATTGGTGCTGGAGTTCCTCAAGATTGGACTACACATATGATTGGTCATGAAATTACTGCTATGTTTGGTGTTGACCATGGAAAAACTCTTGCTATACTTCAACCAGCTATATGGGAAGTTAGAAAAGAGAAAAAAAGAGAAAAATTAATTCAATATGCTGAACGTGTTTGGAATATTGAAGAAGTTAACAATGATTTAAAAATTAAACAAGCTATAGAAAAAACTCGTTTATTCTTTGAAGAACTTGGAGTTAAAACTCATCTTTCAGATTATGGTATAACAAAAGATAAAATAGATGATTTAATTTTAGCTTTAGAAAAAAATCATAGAACTTCTTTATCAGAAACTGGAGATTTATCTTTAGAAATAAGTAGAGAAATTCTTGAAAAAGCATTATAA
- a CDS encoding YggS family pyridoxal phosphate-dependent enzyme, with amino-acid sequence MGISENINDILLDIKKLSPYPEKVNLVAVTKYVDIETIKEVLKGGAHILGENKVQILTKKYEDLSNYSINHKWHFIGNLQKNKVKYIARFIDMIHSINKLSLAEEINKRAKEHDRVIEVLIEINLFQEDSKEGYDYQDFLNDIPALLSLENIKIKGLMTMAPYTDNEDFIRNGFKKLRELKEELNILYFNDSLTELSMGMSNDYKLALEEGATLIRVGSKIFE; translated from the coding sequence GTGGGAATTTCAGAAAATATTAATGATATCTTATTAGATATAAAAAAACTCTCTCCATATCCTGAAAAAGTAAATCTTGTTGCTGTCACTAAATATGTTGATATTGAGACTATAAAAGAGGTACTTAAAGGTGGTGCCCATATTTTAGGAGAGAATAAAGTTCAAATTTTGACTAAAAAATATGAAGATCTTTCAAATTATTCTATTAATCATAAATGGCACTTTATTGGAAATCTTCAGAAAAACAAAGTTAAGTATATTGCTCGTTTCATTGACATGATTCACTCTATTAACAAACTTTCTTTAGCTGAAGAAATTAATAAAAGAGCTAAAGAACATGATAGAGTTATTGAAGTTTTAATAGAGATAAATCTCTTTCAGGAAGATAGCAAGGAGGGTTACGATTATCAAGATTTTTTAAATGATATTCCTGCTCTTTTATCTCTTGAAAATATCAAAATTAAAGGTCTTATGACAATGGCTCCGTATACCGATAATGAAGATTTTATTAGAAATGGATTTAAAAAATTAAGAGAGTTAAAAGAGGAGTTAAATATTCTTTATTTCAATGATTCTTTAACTGAACTTTCTATGGGAATGAGTAATGATTATAAATTAGCTCTTGAAGAGGGAGCAACTCTTATAAGAGTGGGTAGTAAAATATTCGAATAA
- a CDS encoding pyridoxal phosphate-dependent aminotransferase, whose protein sequence is MKLSKRALEMNFSPIRKLIPLADAAEAKGIKVYKLNIGQPNVVTPDSFFEGLHNYKEKIVKYSHSQGIPQLLESFAKSYQKMGINVKEEDLLITQGGSEAIMFVLMAICNEGDNILIPEPFYSNYTSFCQFAGAEVVPIETTIETSFHLPSKEKIESLITDKTRAIMLSNPVNPTGTVYTKDEIEMIAQIAKEKDIYIIADEVYRQFVYDDIPYTSFMQLDDVKDRVILVDSISKHYSACGARIGLIASKNKELMSCIMKFSQARLCVSTIEQHAASNLINTMDNYLEDVRIKYQNRRDLLFSYLNRIPGVVCYKPHGAFYAFAKLPIDNAEKFAKWLLTDYSYENQTLLLAPGPGFYQSEGKGENEVRFSFCTSVDDIENSMIILRRALEEYNRIER, encoded by the coding sequence ATGAAATTATCAAAAAGAGCATTAGAAATGAATTTTTCACCAATAAGAAAGTTGATTCCTCTGGCCGATGCAGCAGAAGCAAAGGGAATAAAAGTTTATAAATTAAATATAGGACAACCAAATGTAGTGACACCAGATTCATTTTTTGAAGGATTACATAACTATAAAGAGAAAATAGTTAAATACTCTCATTCACAAGGAATACCACAATTATTGGAAAGTTTTGCTAAAAGCTACCAAAAGATGGGAATTAATGTAAAAGAAGAGGATTTATTAATAACTCAAGGTGGTAGTGAGGCTATTATGTTTGTCTTAATGGCTATATGTAATGAGGGAGATAATATATTAATACCAGAGCCTTTTTATTCAAACTATACAAGTTTTTGCCAGTTTGCAGGGGCAGAGGTAGTACCTATTGAAACAACAATAGAAACTAGTTTCCATTTACCATCAAAGGAAAAAATTGAGTCTTTGATAACAGACAAAACAAGAGCTATAATGTTATCAAATCCAGTTAATCCAACAGGAACTGTTTATACAAAAGATGAGATAGAAATGATAGCACAAATAGCTAAGGAAAAAGATATATATATAATAGCGGATGAGGTATACAGACAATTTGTTTATGATGACATTCCTTATACATCTTTTATGCAATTAGATGATGTGAAAGATAGAGTAATACTAGTAGATAGTATATCTAAACATTATAGTGCGTGTGGAGCAAGAATAGGTTTAATAGCTAGTAAAAATAAAGAGCTAATGAGTTGTATAATGAAATTTAGCCAAGCTAGACTTTGTGTTTCAACAATTGAACAACATGCAGCATCGAATTTAATAAATACAATGGATAACTATTTAGAAGATGTAAGAATAAAATATCAGAATAGAAGAGATTTATTGTTTTCATATTTAAATAGAATACCAGGAGTGGTATGTTATAAACCTCATGGAGCATTTTATGCTTTTGCAAAATTACCAATAGATAATGCAGAAAAATTCGCGAAATGGTTATTAACAGATTACTCATATGAGAATCAAACACTGTTATTAGCTCCAGGTCCTGGATTTTATCAAAGTGAAGGAAAGGGAGAGAATGAAGTGAGATTTTCTTTCTGTACAAGTGTTGATGATATAGAAAATTCAATGATAATTTTAAGAAGAGCATTAGAAGAATACAATAGAATAGAGAGATAA